The Montipora capricornis isolate CH-2021 chromosome 6, ASM3666992v2, whole genome shotgun sequence genome has a window encoding:
- the LOC138051481 gene encoding 5-hydroxytryptamine receptor 4-like → MMNFTSIMPSSAEVTDSSGKLSVLWYLQIVYVITIIVLALLGNIVIFVVICINRSLQRIDNIFIANLAVSDFLFTLFETCFNVTRKINRNWNPPHNVVCYVVIASSVLCASASAFTQTAVAVNRYFAVYRPLKYPSIVSKRKVLVSIAVIWACAVALAFPPLTWRPLTVICLLEESYDSHLTYEIIYMGAGWVLIFVVPFGIMSLIYHGIYKIASDHAQRVRSFSLTSTNSTKRNHVINMKSELKAAKMLVTIAGAFFLSWFPFFVTLTLWKFYEGFRVYSNVFTLFLYLVYTLPAINPAIYAFWCQDMRQGIRQLLRCCK, encoded by the coding sequence CATCATGCCTTCTTCCGCCGAGGTAACAGATTCATCAGGGAAGCTTTCGGTCTTGTGGTACCTTCAGATCGTATACGTCATAACCATCATCGTCTTAGCCCTTTTGGGTAACATAGTTATATTTGTTGTAATCTGTATCAACAGAAGCCTACAGAGAATCGACAATATCTTTATCGCCAATCTAGCCGTCAGTGATTTCCTCTTCACCCTCTTTGAAACTTGCTTCAACGTGACTCGAAAAATAAACCGAAACTGGAACCCGCCGCACAATGTAGTATGTTATGTGGTCATAGCCTCAAGTGTCCTCTGCGCTTCGGCTTCGGCTTTCACTCAAACGGCTGTCGCTGTAAATCGATATTTCGCCGTCTACCGACCGCTGAAATACCCCAGTATTGTAAGCAAAAGGAAAGTGTTGGTCTCTATTGCAGTGATATGGGCATGCGCAGTTGCATTGGCGTTTCCTCCATTGACGTGGAGGCCGTTAACTGTTATTTGCTTACTGGAGGAATCTTATGACAGTCACTTGACCTACGAGATTATCTACATGGGCGCTGGATGGGTATTGATTTTTGTGGTTCCATTCGGAATCATGTCTCTAATTTACCACGGCATATACAAAATTGCGTCAGACCACGCCCAACGAGTGCGGTCATTTTCCCTTACTTCGACGAATTCTACAAAACGAAACCACGTCATAAACATGAAGAGCGAATTGAAGGCCGCCAAAATGCTTGTGACAATAGCAGGTGCTTTCTTTCTAAGTTggtttccattttttgtgacTCTAACGTTGTGGAAGTTTTACGAAGGCTTCAGGGTCTATTCGAACGTTTTCACTTTGTTCCTGTATTTGGTGTATACTTTACCCGCCATAAATCCTGCAATCTATGCATTCTGGTGTCAAGATATGAGACAGGGAATAAGACAGCTGTTAAGATGTTGTAAATAA